The Phycisphaeraceae bacterium genome window below encodes:
- a CDS encoding 30S ribosomal protein S1, with the protein MVDYNLIEDLQVDLSIAERMVHEALGRDFEAAGVTSIVKGDLKNFEPGSILKGRVVGLSGDFVIIDVGLKSEGQVEKSEFEGSGGVTLGDEVEVLLESLEDNDGSVTLSKRKADRIRGWEQILQTRKEGDVVEGKALRKIKGGLLVDIGVPVFLPASQVDVRRPGDIGDYLGRTIRASILKIDTERQNIVISRRKLIEEERDEAKRKLLSQVNEGDVVKGTVTNIADFGAFVDLGGLDGLLHITDMSWGRVNHPSEIVRIGDEIEVKILNIDREKEKIALGLKQKETSPWEEIEKKYPVGCRVRGTVVNLMSYGAFVRLEEGIEGLVHVSEMSWTRRINHPSELVQPNDEIDVVVLDIDKDKLEISLGMKQTEVNPWELVGQKYPPGTIIEGKVRNLANYGAFIEIEPGIDGLLHVSDISWTKKVAHPNELYKKGDLVKCVVIDVDQEKQRVGLGVKQLTEDPWIEAIPSAYRPGMIVKGKITKITNFGVFVELEEGLEGLLHISELSDQKVENPQDVVKPGQEVDVKILRVDTEERKIGLSLKRAQWGSAQAASEAGERPVDREDFGRSSKATRGGMDDHGSMGSHKIKV; encoded by the coding sequence ATGGTCGATTACAACCTCATTGAAGACCTCCAGGTGGACCTCTCGATTGCCGAGCGCATGGTCCACGAAGCCCTTGGCCGCGACTTCGAAGCCGCGGGCGTCACCTCGATCGTCAAGGGCGATCTCAAGAACTTCGAACCCGGTTCCATTCTCAAGGGTCGTGTCGTCGGTCTCTCCGGCGACTTCGTCATCATCGATGTGGGCCTCAAGAGCGAGGGCCAGGTTGAGAAGAGCGAGTTCGAGGGCTCTGGCGGCGTCACGCTCGGTGACGAAGTCGAAGTCCTTCTCGAGAGCCTCGAGGACAACGACGGCTCCGTCACCCTGTCCAAGCGCAAGGCCGATCGCATCCGCGGCTGGGAGCAGATTCTCCAGACCCGCAAGGAGGGCGATGTCGTCGAGGGCAAGGCCCTCCGCAAGATCAAGGGAGGCCTTCTCGTCGACATCGGTGTGCCGGTCTTCCTGCCCGCGTCGCAGGTCGATGTTCGTCGCCCCGGTGACATCGGCGACTACCTCGGTCGCACCATTCGCGCGTCGATCCTGAAGATCGACACCGAGCGACAGAACATCGTCATCAGCCGCCGCAAGCTCATCGAAGAGGAGCGCGACGAGGCGAAGCGCAAGCTTCTTTCGCAGGTCAACGAGGGCGATGTCGTCAAGGGCACCGTCACGAACATCGCCGACTTCGGCGCGTTCGTCGACCTCGGCGGTCTCGACGGCCTGCTGCATATCACCGACATGAGCTGGGGCCGTGTGAATCACCCCAGTGAAATCGTGCGCATCGGCGATGAGATCGAGGTCAAGATCCTCAACATCGATCGCGAGAAGGAGAAGATCGCGCTGGGTCTCAAGCAGAAGGAGACCAGCCCCTGGGAGGAGATCGAGAAGAAGTACCCCGTCGGCTGCCGTGTTCGCGGCACCGTCGTGAACCTGATGAGCTACGGCGCCTTCGTCCGCCTGGAAGAGGGCATCGAAGGCCTGGTGCATGTCAGCGAGATGAGCTGGACGCGGCGCATCAACCACCCCTCCGAGCTGGTGCAGCCCAACGATGAGATCGATGTCGTCGTCCTTGACATTGACAAGGACAAGCTGGAGATCTCGCTCGGCATGAAGCAGACCGAGGTCAACCCATGGGAGCTCGTCGGCCAGAAGTACCCGCCGGGCACCATCATCGAAGGCAAGGTGCGCAACCTCGCCAACTACGGCGCGTTCATCGAGATCGAGCCGGGCATCGACGGCCTGCTCCATGTCTCGGACATTTCGTGGACCAAGAAGGTGGCGCACCCGAACGAGCTCTACAAGAAGGGCGACCTCGTCAAGTGCGTCGTCATCGATGTCGACCAGGAGAAGCAGCGCGTCGGCCTTGGCGTGAAGCAACTCACCGAGGATCCGTGGATCGAGGCGATCCCCAGCGCGTACCGCCCCGGCATGATCGTGAAGGGCAAGATCACGAAGATCACCAACTTCGGTGTCTTCGTGGAACTCGAGGAGGGCCTCGAGGGTCTGCTCCACATCAGCGAGCTCTCCGATCAGAAGGTCGAGAACCCGCAGGATGTCGTCAAGCCCGGCCAGGAGGTCGATGTCAAGATTCTCCGCGTCGACACCGAGGAGCGCAAGATTGGTCTCAGCCTGAAGCGGGCCCAGTGGGGCTCGGCGCAGGCAGCCAGCGAGGCCGGCGAGCGTCCCGTCGATCGGGAAGACTTCGGCCGCAGTTCCAAGGCCACCCGCGGCGGCATGGACGACCACGGCTCGATGGGTTCGCACAAGATCAAGGTCTGA
- a CDS encoding MFS transporter: protein MWYPGSLPIRARPAFTRELLSWSLLPFLLGAIEGGTISIVVQKAFADAPGVSPMALNLALVFVIATPEFANFTSFAWAAAAHGRRKVPFISMLQRATALLLLAMALLPTTAAGLMALCVLYLCARTLWTGVITLRAAVWRGNYDKSLRAKVAGRMTTVQSIVLALSGLLIGRAMDYDARAFHLLFPLLAVAGLFGNALYRGVRLRGEPKLLATERAESTHRPTLNPMSVVRILREDRAYRTFMLWMFIFGIGNLMAMFPLTKAFEGASYFEGILVRTAIPYVVMPLAIPFWARLLSRRHVIEFRAIHAWTFVAATLTLTAASLMDSLAIYYLASVFLGIGFAGGSLAWNIGHSDFAPPERDAAYMSVHVTLNGLRGLMSPFIAWGLWSWLAPLDLEPGVFLLCSVVNIIGALGFVTMALDRRRRSRPVAVPVAEAPAAADESMSPSRR from the coding sequence ATGTGGTACCCCGGCTCGCTCCCCATCCGTGCACGCCCTGCGTTCACGCGAGAGCTGCTGAGCTGGTCGCTCCTTCCCTTCCTGCTCGGCGCCATCGAGGGCGGCACGATCAGCATCGTGGTGCAGAAGGCGTTCGCCGACGCGCCGGGCGTTTCGCCGATGGCGCTCAACCTGGCGCTCGTCTTCGTCATCGCCACACCGGAGTTTGCGAACTTCACATCATTCGCGTGGGCAGCCGCGGCGCATGGACGCAGGAAGGTGCCCTTCATCTCCATGCTTCAGCGGGCGACGGCACTCCTGCTGCTGGCGATGGCGCTCCTGCCCACCACGGCGGCGGGGCTGATGGCCCTCTGCGTGCTCTACCTCTGCGCCCGCACGCTCTGGACGGGCGTGATCACGCTACGGGCCGCGGTGTGGCGCGGAAACTACGACAAGAGCCTCCGGGCCAAGGTCGCGGGGCGAATGACGACCGTGCAGAGCATCGTGCTCGCGCTGAGCGGTCTGCTCATCGGTCGTGCGATGGATTACGACGCGCGCGCGTTCCATCTGCTCTTCCCGCTGCTGGCCGTGGCGGGCCTCTTCGGGAATGCCCTCTATCGCGGCGTGCGACTTCGTGGTGAGCCGAAGCTGCTTGCGACGGAGCGGGCGGAGTCGACGCATCGGCCCACGCTGAATCCGATGAGCGTCGTGCGCATCCTTCGCGAGGATCGCGCCTATCGAACCTTCATGCTGTGGATGTTCATCTTCGGCATTGGAAACCTGATGGCGATGTTCCCGCTCACCAAGGCCTTCGAAGGTGCCTCGTACTTTGAAGGCATTCTCGTGCGCACCGCCATTCCCTATGTCGTCATGCCGCTGGCGATTCCATTCTGGGCAAGGCTTCTGTCGCGACGCCATGTCATCGAGTTCCGCGCGATTCACGCATGGACCTTCGTCGCCGCCACGCTCACCCTGACGGCCGCGAGTCTCATGGACAGTCTCGCCATCTACTACCTCGCTTCCGTCTTCCTCGGCATTGGGTTCGCCGGAGGCTCGCTTGCGTGGAACATCGGGCACAGCGACTTCGCGCCGCCGGAGCGCGATGCCGCCTACATGAGCGTGCATGTCACCCTCAACGGATTGCGCGGGCTCATGAGTCCCTTCATCGCGTGGGGGCTCTGGTCTTGGCTCGCTCCCCTTGACCTTGAGCCGGGTGTCTTCCTGCTCTGCAGCGTGGTCAACATCATCGGCGCCCTCGGTTTCGTCACGATGGCCCTCGATCGTCGTCGGCGAAGCCGGCCCGTGGCCGTGCCGGTGGCCGAAGCCCCCGCTGCGGCCGATGAGTCGATGTCCCCATCGAGGCGCTGA